Proteins co-encoded in one Cyanobacteria bacterium QS_8_64_29 genomic window:
- a CDS encoding alcohol dehydrogenase, whose product MRAAVMTAPGNPEVLEERQVPDPQIKAPTELRVRLQAAGVNPVDTKLRQRGVFYPDALPAILGCDGAGTVEAVGSAVESFQPGDAVYFCQGGLGKPGTGNYAELAVVDERFVARKPQSLSFAQAAAAPLVLITAWEGLYDRGQLQAGQSALVHAGAGGVGHVAIQLAKLQGASVATTVSTEEKATFVRQLGADWVIFYQQEDFVQAARDWTAGQGVDLAFDTVGPSVLSPSLGAVRPYGNAVTLLQAGAETDWKEARSRNLRVGFELMLTPQLQGPIEAQRAQAQILQQCADWIDRGRLRIRLAQTYPLSQVQAAHQLLEQGAMTGKVALTVA is encoded by the coding sequence ATGCGAGCAGCGGTCATGACGGCACCGGGCAATCCTGAAGTTCTGGAAGAACGGCAGGTGCCGGATCCCCAAATTAAGGCCCCTACCGAGCTGCGCGTTCGGCTGCAGGCTGCCGGCGTCAATCCGGTCGATACCAAGCTGCGCCAGCGCGGCGTTTTCTACCCCGACGCCTTGCCGGCCATTTTGGGCTGCGATGGGGCCGGCACAGTGGAGGCAGTCGGCTCGGCCGTCGAGAGCTTCCAGCCGGGCGATGCGGTGTATTTTTGCCAGGGCGGCTTAGGCAAGCCGGGCACGGGCAACTATGCCGAGCTGGCCGTGGTCGACGAGCGCTTTGTGGCGCGCAAGCCGCAATCGCTTTCATTTGCCCAAGCCGCGGCAGCCCCGCTGGTGCTGATTACCGCCTGGGAAGGACTCTACGATCGCGGCCAACTGCAAGCCGGTCAGAGCGCGCTCGTCCATGCGGGCGCCGGCGGCGTCGGCCACGTGGCCATCCAGCTGGCCAAGCTGCAAGGGGCCAGCGTGGCAACGACGGTCAGCACGGAAGAAAAAGCGACCTTCGTCCGCCAGCTAGGTGCCGATTGGGTCATTTTTTACCAACAGGAAGACTTCGTCCAAGCGGCGCGCGATTGGACGGCCGGTCAAGGCGTCGATCTGGCTTTCGATACGGTAGGCCCTTCGGTCCTGTCGCCTTCCTTGGGGGCCGTGCGGCCCTACGGCAACGCCGTTACGCTCCTGCAGGCAGGCGCCGAAACGGATTGGAAGGAAGCGCGCTCGCGCAACCTGCGCGTGGGCTTTGAGCTCATGCTCACGCCGCAGTTGCAAGGCCCGATCGAGGCGCAGCGCGCCCAAGCCCAAATCCTGCAGCAGTGTGCCGACTGGATCGATCGCGGCCGCCTGCGCATTCGGCTGGCCCAAACCTATCCGCTCTCGCAAGTGCAAGCTGCCCACCAGTTGCTAGAGCAAGGGGCCATGACCGGCAAGGTTGCGCTGACCGTGGCGTGA
- a CDS encoding UDP-N-acetylglucosamine 2-epimerase (non-hydrolyzing), which translates to MTAPAASVAIALGTRPEAIKLAPVIRQLRKAEAVEVQVILTGQHREMVDRVMQLFDLRVDRDLQIVRERHTLTELTCRSLEGLAELFQQLQPEMVLVQGDTTTAFAAALGAFYQKVPVGHVEAGLRSHDLANPYPEEANRRLISQLAELHFAPTRSAVANLERSGVSGEIHHTGNTVIDALLSVAERHPDCPVEGMAWQDYRVLLVTVHRRESWGAPLQGIAAGLRRILDRFPDTALLLPLHPNPAVGDSMRKQLGDHPRAFLTAPLSYPQLVGAIQRCHLLLTDSGGLQEEAPSLGKPVLVLRETTERSEAIAAGTARLVGVDPDRILAAASELLSDAASYRAMAAASNPFGDGRAAERILQAVRNRFQLAVRG; encoded by the coding sequence ATGACGGCGCCCGCGGCGTCGGTTGCCATTGCACTGGGCACGCGGCCGGAAGCAATCAAGCTAGCGCCGGTCATCCGCCAGCTCCGCAAGGCCGAGGCCGTTGAGGTTCAAGTCATCCTAACCGGCCAGCACCGCGAGATGGTCGATCGGGTCATGCAGCTGTTCGACCTCCGCGTCGACCGGGACTTGCAGATCGTGCGCGAGCGCCACACGCTCACCGAGCTGACTTGCCGCAGCTTGGAGGGCCTTGCGGAGCTGTTCCAGCAGCTGCAGCCCGAAATGGTGCTGGTCCAGGGCGATACCACGACTGCCTTTGCGGCTGCCCTGGGCGCGTTCTATCAAAAGGTCCCCGTCGGTCACGTGGAGGCCGGGCTGCGCTCTCACGACTTGGCCAATCCCTATCCGGAAGAGGCCAACCGGCGCCTGATCTCGCAGCTGGCCGAGCTGCACTTTGCCCCCACGCGCTCGGCCGTTGCCAACCTCGAGCGCTCCGGCGTCAGCGGCGAGATCCATCACACTGGCAACACCGTCATCGATGCGCTGCTGAGCGTGGCCGAGCGCCATCCAGATTGCCCGGTTGAGGGCATGGCTTGGCAAGACTATCGGGTGCTGCTGGTTACCGTGCACCGACGCGAGAGTTGGGGGGCGCCGCTGCAAGGCATTGCTGCCGGGCTGCGCCGCATTCTGGATCGCTTTCCCGATACGGCGCTGCTGCTGCCGCTCCATCCCAACCCAGCGGTGGGCGATTCCATGCGCAAGCAGTTGGGCGACCACCCGCGCGCCTTTTTGACGGCACCGCTGAGCTATCCGCAGTTAGTGGGCGCCATCCAGCGCTGCCACTTGTTGCTGACCGATTCGGGCGGCCTGCAGGAGGAAGCCCCCAGTTTGGGCAAGCCCGTGTTGGTCCTGCGCGAGACCACCGAACGCAGCGAGGCGATCGCGGCCGGAACGGCCCGTTTGGTAGGCGTCGACCCCGATCGCATCCTGGCTGCAGCCAGCGAATTGCTGAGCGATGCGGCCAGCTACCGCGCCATGGCAGCTGCTAGCAATCCCTTCGGCGACGGCCGCGCTGCCGAGCGGATCTTGCAAGCCGTTCGGAACCGCTTCCAGCTTGCAGTTAGGGGGTGA